In the genome of Williamwhitmania sp., one region contains:
- a CDS encoding mucoidy inhibitor MuiA family protein, with protein MKVKLLALASLVCFSLTTKAQVPVNSKIEKVTVFVSGAQITRNAPVDLKAGTTQLVLAGLSPNINAQSISAGLSNDVTILSLTQSIDYLNRQTKTVEITNLQTQLKSLQDKVTIEQNKISILQQEENLLHENQKLGSQNSGVKIVELREAADFFRSRLTEISNMRLASQNSIAQLNKEIGKINQQLQELNAQLDQPTGVIRLMVSTKTATTSELTISYLVSQASWTPYYDLRIKDINNPVTFGYRATVVQNCGENWDKVRLVLSSGNPTRNGVKPDITPWYLSFYEPAPAPMPMKMMSDKAFEYGEEPREEAVATSYGVSRESKKSSAPSNLRNNETTAEFEVADLSTVPSDNNPYNVSIADFTLPATYTYQSVPKLDKAVFLSAGITGWEAYSLQDGMANLYFEGTFVGSTYLSTRDASDTVNISLGRDNGISINREKQKDFSATQMLSSQRKDTRTWVITVRNNKSQKADITVNDQIPLSTSSDITVEPGDLWGASYDDKTGLLAWTFTLQPKETKKITFSYSVRYPKKSKVILE; from the coding sequence ATGAAAGTTAAATTATTAGCTCTTGCTTCCCTTGTATGCTTTTCGCTAACCACTAAGGCACAGGTGCCTGTAAACTCAAAAATCGAGAAGGTTACCGTATTTGTTTCCGGAGCCCAAATAACCCGCAACGCTCCGGTCGATCTGAAGGCAGGAACCACCCAACTGGTGCTGGCAGGGCTATCGCCCAACATTAATGCCCAATCCATTAGCGCAGGGTTAAGCAACGACGTTACCATACTTTCTCTAACCCAGAGCATCGACTACCTGAATAGGCAGACTAAAACGGTAGAGATAACCAACCTTCAAACCCAGCTAAAATCGCTGCAGGATAAGGTGACCATTGAGCAGAACAAAATATCCATTCTGCAGCAGGAGGAGAACCTGCTCCATGAAAACCAGAAGCTGGGCAGCCAAAATTCTGGTGTCAAGATTGTTGAGTTGCGCGAAGCCGCCGATTTCTTTCGTAGCCGTCTGACGGAAATTAGCAACATGAGGTTGGCATCGCAGAACAGCATTGCCCAGCTAAACAAAGAAATTGGAAAGATAAACCAGCAGCTGCAGGAGCTTAACGCTCAACTCGACCAACCCACCGGAGTAATAAGGCTGATGGTATCCACAAAAACAGCTACCACCAGTGAACTCACCATCTCCTACCTGGTAAGTCAAGCCAGCTGGACACCATACTACGACCTACGCATTAAGGACATTAATAACCCCGTAACCTTTGGATATAGAGCAACTGTAGTTCAAAATTGTGGGGAGAACTGGGACAAGGTAAGGTTGGTACTCTCGTCTGGAAACCCCACCAGGAATGGAGTAAAGCCTGACATCACCCCTTGGTATCTCTCCTTTTATGAACCTGCGCCTGCACCAATGCCCATGAAGATGATGAGCGACAAAGCCTTTGAATATGGTGAAGAACCACGTGAGGAAGCAGTGGCGACTAGCTATGGGGTAAGTAGGGAAAGTAAAAAGTCAAGTGCACCATCGAACCTACGTAACAACGAAACCACTGCCGAATTTGAGGTTGCCGACCTATCCACCGTTCCATCGGATAACAACCCCTACAACGTGAGCATTGCCGACTTCACCCTACCGGCCACCTACACCTACCAAAGCGTGCCCAAGCTTGACAAGGCCGTGTTCCTCTCCGCTGGAATAACTGGTTGGGAAGCCTATAGCCTTCAGGACGGCATGGCAAACCTCTACTTTGAAGGAACCTTTGTTGGGTCAACCTACCTCAGCACCCGCGATGCCTCCGACACCGTGAACATTTCGCTGGGTCGCGATAACGGCATAAGCATAAACCGCGAAAAGCAAAAAGACTTCTCCGCCACCCAGATGCTCAGCTCGCAGCGGAAGGATACCCGCACATGGGTAATCACCGTGCGCAACAACAAGTCGCAGAAGGCGGACATTACCGTTAACGACCAAATTCCGCTCTCCACCAGCAGCGATATTACCGTGGAACCTGGTGACCTCTGGGGTGCCAGCTACGACGACAAAACCGGCCTACTAGCCTGGACCTTCACCCTACAGCCAAAGGAGACCAAGAAAATTACCTTCAGCTACTCGGTAAGGTATCCCAAGAAGAGTAAGGTGATTTTGGAGTAG